DNA sequence from the Bacteroidota bacterium genome:
AGCAGCCGCGAAATATTCTTGAGGGAACTGGTATCAAATGCATCCGATGCAATCGATAAACTAAGAATAATCTCTCTCCGCGGCGATGAATATCATCAAAAAGATCTGCCATTCGAAATAAAAATATCCTTCGATCAGGAAGCAAAAATGCTGGTCATCACCGACACCGGTATCGGAATGACAAAGGATGAGCTTGTAAAAAATATCGGAACAATCGCAAAATCCGGAAGTTCGGAATTCATTAAGGCTTTAAAAGCAGGTGAAACTGATGCGAAAGAAATAATTGGCAGATTCGGCGTAGGGTTCTATTCTGTTTTCATGGTAGCGCACGAAGTGAAGATTAAGACCAGATCATATCTTCCTGACGAGACAGGTTATGTCTGGCGTTCATCTGGAAGTGGTGATTTCACAATCACAGAAATGGAAGAGTCAATTAACCGGGGAACGACGATTGAGATTTACCTGAAGGATGATGCAGTGGAATTTGCAACAAAGGAGAGACTTGAAGGAATCATCAAGAAACACTCCGGATTCATTTCCTACCCGATTTATCTCGCCGCCGAAAGGGTAAACACAATTACTGCCTTGTGGAAAGAACCGAAATCCACTATCAAACCGGAGCAGTATAATGAGTTTTACAAATTCGTATCCCACGATTTCGAAGACCCTGAATGCCACATCCACTATTCGATCGAAGCCCCGATTCAATTTAATGCTCTGCTTTTCATACCGAAGCATAATTTTGACATGTTTGGAATGAACAGAGAGAACTACGGACTCGATTTATATGTAAGAAAAGTGTTGATTCAGCATCAGTCCAAAGACCTGTTACCGGAGTTTTTGAGTTTTGTAAAGGGTGTTGTCGATTCCGAGGATCTTCCGCTCAATGTATCCAGGGAGACACTTCAGGAGAATGCGGTTTTTGGGAAAATTTCAAGAGAAGTAACTAAAGCAGTTCTCAACGACTTGATTAAGAGGGCGAAAGACGAACCTGAACAGTATAAACGAATTTACAAAGAGCACGGCAAGCAAATTAAACTTGGTTTCAATGACCACAATAACCGGGAAAAATATCTTGAACTTCTAAGATTTGACTCTCTGAACAATGCAGATCCCGAAAAACTTGTTTCACTCGATGACTACAAATCAGGATTAAAAGCGGATCAGAAGGAAATTTATTATGCCTTGGGTACTACCAGAGAATCGCTTCTGGCAGACCCTGCAATAGAGATCTTTAAGAGAAAGGGTATCGATGTCCTTTTCCTCATGGATCCCGTTGATGAATATGCCCTCAACATGTGCGGAAAATATGGTGAACTTGATTTCGTTTCGGTTGAAAAGGCGGATGTCAGCAAACTGGATGCATTCGTGGATATCGAGGAGAATGAGAACAAATTGCCTGATTTAAATGAGGCTGATGAAAAAGTTCTCGAGGATCTCGCATCGAAAATCAAGGAAATTCTCGGTGAGAAGATCAAGGAAGTGAAGATATCCAAGAGATTAAGCGACCATGCAGTCTGGCTTTCGGGCGAAAATGAAATGTTCTCAGCATCTTTCAGACGAATGATGAAGGGAAGCAATCCGATGTTTGATTCTTTTGGTGCCTCCAAAGTTATGGAGATAAACAAGAACAGCGCTGTGATCAGGAATCTCCTCACCATCTATAAAGGAGACAAAAAATCTCAGGTAATTCCGCGGGTTGTGAATGTACT
Encoded proteins:
- the htpG gene encoding molecular chaperone HtpG, which codes for MEAKVQEKFTFQAEITQLLDILVHSLYSSREIFLRELVSNASDAIDKLRIISLRGDEYHQKDLPFEIKISFDQEAKMLVITDTGIGMTKDELVKNIGTIAKSGSSEFIKALKAGETDAKEIIGRFGVGFYSVFMVAHEVKIKTRSYLPDETGYVWRSSGSGDFTITEMEESINRGTTIEIYLKDDAVEFATKERLEGIIKKHSGFISYPIYLAAERVNTITALWKEPKSTIKPEQYNEFYKFVSHDFEDPECHIHYSIEAPIQFNALLFIPKHNFDMFGMNRENYGLDLYVRKVLIQHQSKDLLPEFLSFVKGVVDSEDLPLNVSRETLQENAVFGKISREVTKAVLNDLIKRAKDEPEQYKRIYKEHGKQIKLGFNDHNNREKYLELLRFDSLNNADPEKLVSLDDYKSGLKADQKEIYYALGTTRESLLADPAIEIFKRKGIDVLFLMDPVDEYALNMCGKYGELDFVSVEKADVSKLDAFVDIEENENKLPDLNEADEKVLEDLASKIKEILGEKIKEVKISKRLSDHAVWLSGENEMFSASFRRMMKGSNPMFDSFGASKVMEINKNSAVIRNLLTIYKGDKKSQVIPRVVNVLYLSAELGSGDLKDPFVLVKEMNSILETFTGSYTIVK